A single window of Shewanella sp. Choline-02u-19 DNA harbors:
- a CDS encoding peptidoglycan DD-metalloendopeptidase family protein, which produces MKFIAYFCIIFTFALSGCSFQAERPAPVESLNSPIKPSYDRGSITSSRYKVKQGDTLYSISWGANKDFADVAKVNNLRKPYTIYPGQVLSFRSKKSVTNTNTAKKTSKTAVKSTAKNTKAVSKQSVKPNSVDKKTTKTASKKQLDQVAKPAYSVTSSQQVVNPVIHKRESTLPKKVSRWFWPVKGKVIGTFSAKEQGNKGIKIAGNRGDAIKAAASGRVVYAGSALRGYGNLVIIKHSDDYLSAYAHADKILVKEKQLVNVGQTVAEMGNTGTNRVMLHFEIRYHGKSVNPLKYLPKQ; this is translated from the coding sequence ATGAAGTTTATTGCGTACTTCTGTATCATTTTTACTTTTGCATTATCAGGTTGCAGCTTCCAAGCTGAGCGCCCCGCACCCGTGGAATCCTTGAACTCCCCGATAAAGCCGTCTTATGACAGAGGTTCGATTACCAGTAGCCGATATAAAGTTAAACAGGGCGATACCTTGTACTCTATCTCTTGGGGGGCAAATAAAGATTTTGCTGATGTTGCTAAGGTCAATAACCTGCGAAAGCCTTATACCATCTACCCTGGACAGGTATTGAGTTTTCGCTCTAAAAAATCTGTTACAAATACTAATACTGCCAAAAAAACGTCAAAAACAGCTGTTAAATCGACAGCGAAGAACACTAAAGCTGTTAGTAAACAAAGTGTTAAGCCTAATTCCGTTGATAAAAAAACGACTAAAACAGCGTCAAAAAAACAGCTTGATCAAGTTGCAAAGCCTGCGTACTCTGTAACAAGCAGTCAACAAGTTGTTAACCCTGTTATCCACAAGCGAGAGTCAACCTTACCTAAAAAGGTAAGTCGGTGGTTCTGGCCTGTGAAAGGTAAGGTGATTGGAACTTTCTCAGCCAAAGAGCAGGGAAATAAAGGAATAAAGATCGCGGGTAATCGTGGTGATGCAATTAAAGCTGCTGCTAGTGGTAGAGTGGTTTATGCAGGAAGTGCACTACGAGGTTATGGTAATTTAGTTATTATAAAGCATAGTGACGATTATCTAAGTGCATATGCACATGCTGATAAGATCTTAGTAAAAGAAAAGCAACTTGTTAATGTTGGACAGACAGTTGCTGAAATGGGTAATACCGGCACTAATCGGGTCATGCTACATTTTGAGATCCGTTATCATGGGAAGTCAGTAAACCCACTTAAATATTTGCCTAAGCAATAG
- a CDS encoding protein-L-isoaspartate(D-aspartate) O-methyltransferase, giving the protein MNRLASTSALNLAKSLYEAGIRQESVLKAVANTPRERFLDAALGHKAYENTALPIGQGQTISQPYIVARMTEILLQSKPKKVLEIGTGSGYQAAILAQLVPQLCTVERIKSLQIQARQRLKKLDLHNIAFKYGDGWQGWPSKGPYDAIMVTAAAASVPSALIEQLAEGGVLVIPVGEASQQLLKVTRVGDKCVSEAIEVVRFVPLVSGELA; this is encoded by the coding sequence ATGAACCGGCTCGCGTCAACGTCAGCTTTGAATCTAGCAAAAAGTCTGTATGAAGCTGGCATCCGTCAAGAGTCAGTTTTAAAAGCGGTGGCTAATACGCCAAGAGAGCGTTTTTTAGATGCTGCGCTAGGGCATAAAGCCTATGAAAATACGGCACTGCCAATTGGTCAAGGACAGACCATATCGCAACCTTATATTGTTGCCAGGATGACCGAGATTTTATTGCAAAGTAAACCGAAAAAGGTGCTAGAAATAGGCACTGGTTCAGGTTATCAAGCGGCAATATTAGCTCAGTTAGTACCACAGCTATGTACTGTTGAACGGATTAAGAGCCTACAAATTCAAGCAAGACAACGTTTAAAAAAGCTTGATCTACATAATATTGCTTTTAAATATGGCGACGGTTGGCAAGGCTGGCCGAGTAAAGGGCCTTATGATGCGATTATGGTCACCGCTGCTGCTGCGAGTGTGCCTAGCGCGTTAATAGAACAGCTAGCAGAGGGTGGTGTGCTTGTTATCCCTGTAGGAGAAGCATCTCAGCAATTACTGAAAGTCACTCGTGTGGGTGATAAATGTGTGTCAGAGGCAATAGAGGTTGTGCGATTTGTGCCATTAGTGAGTGGTGAACTTGCTTAA
- the mutS gene encoding DNA mismatch repair protein MutS: protein MTAIDPQNLEKHTPMMRQYLTLKAENPDMLLFYRMGDFYELFYEDAKLASELLGISLTARGKSGGDPIPMAGLPYHAVEGYLAKLVQLRVSVAICEQVGDPATSKGPVDRKVVRLVTPGTLTDEALLQEKQDNLLAALYQGKAGYGYATLDIASGRFVVTELKDTESLEAELQRTNPAELLYSEDFSQMSLIAGMNGTRRRPEWEFDFETCHRLLLSQFGTKDLKGFGIEDARLSLQAAGCLMQYVKDTQRTALPHINSIIRFNQADSIILDAATRRNLELTVNLQGGQTNTLASVLDNTVTAMGSRMLQRWLHQPLRDHQVINARQSSIAELITSEHYLTLAEDLKALGDVERITARIALRNARPRDFARLRQALGLLPQLQQTLKSTTVPHLQYLSQVIGEFPEELVLLSNAIVDNPPMLIRDGGVIRDGYDAELDEWRVLSAGATDYLAQLEAREKEQTGISTLKVGYNRVHGYYIEVSRRESDLVPLSYQRRQTLKNTERYIIAELKEHEEKVLSSQGKALALEKQLWEQLFDLLLPKIHELQEFAKAAAELDVLCNFAERAETLNYACPELSEASGIHIEAGRHPVVEQVSQSPFIANPVTLDDQRKMLIVTGPNMGGKSTYMRQIALITLMAHIGCYVPAEHAVIGPVDRIFTRIGASDDLASGRSTFMVEMTETANILHNATPNSLVLMDEIGRGTSTYDGLSLAWSAAEYLAKNLNAMTLFATHYFELTQLPELMDNVENVHLDAVEHGDSIVFMHAVQEGPASRSYGLQVAALAGVPNSVISAAKQKLHHLESRDQAMEQSQNGQILAQQAISLPTQASSAVIEALEKLNPDELTPRQALDYLYHLKKLSL from the coding sequence GGTATTTAGCGAAGCTAGTGCAACTTCGTGTGTCTGTCGCGATCTGCGAGCAAGTAGGCGATCCAGCCACTTCAAAGGGGCCAGTTGATCGCAAAGTTGTCCGTCTCGTCACCCCAGGGACTTTGACTGATGAAGCCTTGCTACAAGAGAAGCAAGATAATTTACTTGCCGCACTCTATCAAGGCAAAGCGGGATATGGTTACGCGACTCTTGATATCGCATCCGGCCGTTTTGTGGTCACAGAGCTGAAAGATACCGAGTCTCTGGAAGCTGAATTGCAAAGAACCAATCCGGCAGAATTGCTTTATAGCGAAGACTTTTCACAAATGAGTCTTATTGCAGGCATGAATGGCACTCGCCGTCGACCCGAGTGGGAATTTGATTTTGAGACTTGCCACCGTTTGCTGCTAAGTCAATTTGGCACTAAAGACCTTAAAGGTTTCGGTATTGAAGATGCCAGACTGTCACTGCAAGCTGCAGGTTGCCTAATGCAGTATGTGAAAGATACTCAGCGTACAGCATTACCACATATAAACTCTATCATACGTTTTAACCAAGCTGACAGCATCATACTTGATGCTGCGACGCGTCGTAATTTAGAGTTAACAGTAAACCTGCAAGGCGGACAAACTAACACCTTAGCCTCTGTATTAGATAATACAGTTACAGCTATGGGTAGCCGCATGCTACAGCGCTGGTTGCATCAGCCACTGCGTGATCACCAAGTCATAAATGCTCGACAGTCATCTATTGCCGAGTTAATTACCAGTGAGCATTACCTTACCCTTGCTGAAGACTTAAAAGCGTTAGGTGACGTTGAGCGAATAACAGCTCGTATCGCCCTTCGCAATGCCCGACCAAGAGATTTTGCGCGCTTACGTCAAGCATTAGGCTTGTTACCGCAACTACAGCAAACGCTTAAGTCGACAACAGTTCCTCACCTTCAATACCTGTCTCAAGTCATTGGCGAGTTCCCTGAGGAACTAGTCTTGCTGTCAAATGCCATTGTCGATAATCCACCAATGCTTATTCGTGATGGTGGTGTAATACGTGACGGTTATGATGCAGAGCTTGATGAATGGCGTGTACTAAGCGCCGGTGCTACCGATTACCTTGCCCAGTTGGAAGCTCGAGAGAAAGAACAAACAGGGATATCTACCCTAAAAGTCGGCTACAACCGAGTACATGGATACTACATTGAAGTCAGCCGCCGCGAATCAGATCTGGTGCCCTTGAGTTATCAACGCCGTCAAACGCTAAAAAACACAGAGCGTTATATCATTGCGGAACTGAAAGAACACGAAGAAAAAGTCCTTTCAAGCCAAGGTAAAGCACTCGCATTAGAAAAACAGTTATGGGAACAGTTATTTGACCTCCTATTGCCGAAAATACATGAGCTGCAAGAGTTTGCCAAAGCCGCGGCTGAATTGGATGTCTTGTGTAACTTTGCTGAACGCGCTGAAACACTTAACTACGCCTGCCCAGAACTATCAGAAGCTTCAGGAATACATATAGAAGCAGGTCGCCATCCTGTTGTCGAGCAAGTAAGTCAAAGTCCCTTTATAGCGAACCCAGTAACGCTAGATGACCAACGTAAAATGCTGATTGTTACCGGTCCAAACATGGGGGGTAAGTCCACCTATATGAGGCAGATAGCCTTAATCACCTTGATGGCACATATTGGTTGTTACGTTCCTGCGGAGCATGCCGTAATTGGCCCTGTCGATAGAATATTTACCCGTATTGGCGCGTCAGACGATCTCGCTTCTGGACGATCGACTTTTATGGTCGAGATGACCGAAACGGCGAATATCCTTCATAATGCAACGCCAAACAGTCTGGTCTTAATGGATGAGATTGGCCGTGGTACATCTACCTACGATGGCTTATCATTGGCATGGTCGGCTGCAGAGTATTTAGCCAAAAACCTTAACGCAATGACGCTATTTGCAACGCATTACTTTGAGTTAACCCAGCTTCCTGAGCTGATGGATAACGTCGAAAATGTGCATCTGGATGCCGTTGAACATGGTGATTCAATCGTGTTTATGCATGCGGTGCAAGAGGGCCCAGCCAGTCGAAGTTACGGATTGCAGGTTGCCGCACTTGCAGGTGTGCCAAACAGCGTCATAAGTGCTGCCAAACAAAAGCTTCACCATTTAGAAAGCCGCGATCAGGCAATGGAGCAGTCGCAAAATGGTCAGATTTTGGCTCAACAAGCCATCAGTTTACCAACACAAGCATCATCAGCTGTGATTGAGGCACTTGAAAAGCTCAATCCCGATGAACTGACACCAAGGCAAGCGCTCGATTATCTTTATCACTTAAAAAAGTTGTCACTGTAA
- the rpoS gene encoding RNA polymerase sigma factor RpoS — MGRTNNAVVAEKPTNTSVKGLTSDVNKKEVKEAELEQQVQDDLQKNLDATQLYLGEIGFSPLLSAEEEVFFSRKSLKGCEKSRNRMIESNLRLVVKIARRYNNRGLALLDLIEEGNLGLIRAVEKFDPERGFRFSTYATWWIRQTIERAIMNQTRTIRLPIHVVKELNVYLRTARELAQKLDHEPTAEEIADKLDLSSSDVSRMLKLNERITSVDTPLGGESDKALLDVLADDDNVGPDYKVQDEDMSKSVVKWLDELNTKQREVLARRFGLLGYEPSTLENVGKEIGLTRERVRQIQVEALKRLKDLLGAQGLSVEAIFRI; from the coding sequence ATGGGCAGAACAAATAATGCCGTAGTGGCAGAAAAACCTACGAATACTTCTGTAAAAGGATTAACATCAGACGTCAATAAAAAGGAAGTTAAAGAAGCAGAGTTGGAGCAACAAGTACAAGACGATTTACAAAAAAACCTCGATGCGACACAACTGTATCTAGGTGAAATAGGATTTTCCCCCCTTCTCAGCGCAGAAGAAGAGGTGTTTTTTTCACGCAAGTCACTTAAAGGCTGTGAAAAATCCCGCAACCGCATGATCGAAAGTAACCTCAGATTAGTCGTAAAAATTGCACGTCGATATAATAATCGTGGCTTAGCGCTGCTCGATCTTATTGAAGAAGGTAATTTGGGCTTAATCCGTGCCGTAGAGAAGTTCGATCCTGAACGTGGTTTCAGATTCTCAACTTATGCGACGTGGTGGATTAGACAAACAATCGAACGAGCAATTATGAATCAGACTCGTACGATTCGATTACCCATCCATGTCGTAAAAGAGCTTAATGTTTACCTGCGTACAGCACGAGAGCTAGCTCAAAAATTAGACCATGAGCCTACCGCAGAAGAAATTGCAGATAAACTCGATCTATCAAGCAGCGATGTCAGTCGTATGCTCAAGTTAAACGAACGCATCACCTCAGTTGATACCCCGTTGGGTGGCGAAAGTGATAAGGCGTTACTGGATGTATTAGCTGATGACGACAATGTTGGACCTGATTATAAGGTTCAAGATGAAGATATGTCGAAATCAGTAGTGAAGTGGTTAGATGAACTTAATACCAAGCAAAGAGAAGTGCTAGCGCGCCGATTTGGTTTATTAGGCTATGAGCCATCAACACTTGAAAACGTCGGTAAAGAGATTGGCTTAACCCGTGAGCGTGTACGCCAAATTCAAGTTGAAGCATTAAAGCGCTTAAAAGATTTGTTAGGCGCCCAAGGTCTATCTGTTGAGGCTATTTTTAGAATTTAG
- the surE gene encoding 5'/3'-nucleotidase SurE, whose translation MKILISNDDGVNAEGIVALTNALKQIAETLTVGPDRNCSGASNSLTLTNPLRLNKLDNGYISVSGTPTDCVHLAIRELYQDEPDMVVSGINAGANMGDDTLYSGTVAAAMEGRFLGFPAIAISLVGSELKHYETAAYFALKIVKGLQKQPIAQDKILNINVPDLPITDVKGIKITRLGARHRAEGMIRTQDPAGKEIFWLGPPGDQQDASEGTDFYAVANGYVSITPLTVDLTAFEQLAAMTTWLATVEL comes from the coding sequence ATGAAAATTTTAATTAGTAACGATGATGGTGTAAATGCCGAAGGTATCGTTGCTTTGACAAACGCGTTAAAGCAGATAGCAGAAACCTTAACTGTTGGCCCAGATCGTAACTGCTCTGGTGCGAGTAACTCGCTGACCTTGACCAATCCACTGCGGCTGAATAAGTTAGACAATGGTTATATCTCGGTGAGCGGCACTCCAACTGATTGTGTACACCTTGCGATAAGAGAGTTGTATCAAGATGAACCAGACATGGTAGTGTCGGGGATCAACGCTGGTGCAAATATGGGCGATGATACTCTCTATTCTGGCACTGTTGCGGCAGCAATGGAGGGCCGCTTCTTAGGCTTTCCAGCGATAGCTATTTCGCTTGTGGGCTCTGAGTTAAAACATTATGAAACAGCAGCTTATTTTGCGTTGAAAATTGTTAAAGGCTTACAGAAACAACCTATTGCGCAAGATAAGATTTTGAATATCAATGTGCCTGACCTGCCTATTACTGATGTTAAAGGCATCAAGATCACTCGATTGGGTGCAAGGCATAGAGCTGAAGGGATGATCAGGACACAAGATCCCGCAGGCAAAGAGATATTTTGGTTAGGCCCGCCAGGTGATCAACAAGACGCAAGTGAAGGTACTGACTTTTATGCTGTTGCCAACGGCTATGTTTCTATAACGCCATTGACTGTCGACTTAACCGCCTTTGAGCAGTTAGCGGCAATGACGACTTGGTTAGCAACCGTAGAGTTGTAG
- the ispF gene encoding 2-C-methyl-D-erythritol 2,4-cyclodiphosphate synthase produces the protein MKIRIGHGFDVHKFGGEPPLILGGVVVPFDVGLIAHSDGDVVLHAISDAILGAMALGDIGKHFPDTDAQFKGADSRVLLRHCYKLVLDLGFSLSNLDVTIIAQAPKMAPHIESIRCLLAADLQSDIGDINVKATTTEKLGFTGRKEGIAVEAVVLLAKI, from the coding sequence ATTAGAATTGGCCATGGGTTCGATGTGCATAAATTTGGCGGCGAACCACCATTGATCTTAGGCGGCGTTGTTGTCCCTTTCGATGTTGGTCTTATTGCGCACTCAGATGGTGATGTGGTGTTACATGCCATTTCTGATGCAATACTCGGTGCAATGGCATTGGGTGATATAGGTAAGCACTTTCCGGATACTGACGCCCAGTTTAAAGGCGCTGACAGCCGGGTCTTGCTGAGGCACTGTTATAAATTGGTGCTGGATTTAGGCTTTTCGTTATCAAATTTGGATGTGACCATTATTGCGCAAGCCCCAAAGATGGCACCACATATAGAAAGTATTCGTTGTTTGTTAGCTGCGGATCTGCAGTCTGATATTGGCGATATTAATGTTAAAGCGACAACGACAGAGAAGCTTGGTTTCACAGGCAGAAAAGAAGGTATTGCAGTTGAAGCTGTAGTGCTGCTGGCAAAGATATAA
- the truD gene encoding tRNA pseudouridine(13) synthase TruD, giving the protein MSELHYLHGKPAATADLRTHNSDFLVQEILPFVPTGEGEHHLLHIRKDGLNTLEVAKMLSSFAHVHPKEVTYAGQKDKHAVTEQWFGVRIPGKETPNWQALNSDKITVMTASRHGKKLRIGALAGNRFTLVLRNVTEIDDVVARLEKITQIGVPNYFGEQRFGHEGKNLVFGRQMFGGRNVKDRNKRSMYLSAVRSNVFNVATSARLASHGIATLSGDCVMLAGSKSYFIAEQWDETLTARLAKKDIQLSAPMWGRGLPLAQADAAEVEANALEDLAIDRDGLEHAGLSQERRALLLEPQHLQYQIEEDTITLKFALPSGSYATSVLRELFEYQDVQEVARKQMLAAQQELVATE; this is encoded by the coding sequence ATGAGCGAACTTCATTATTTACACGGTAAGCCCGCAGCTACTGCTGATCTAAGAACACATAATAGTGATTTCTTAGTACAAGAAATTCTGCCTTTTGTGCCAACAGGCGAGGGCGAGCACCACCTGCTACACATTCGCAAAGATGGCCTTAATACACTCGAAGTCGCAAAAATGCTCTCAAGTTTTGCTCATGTTCATCCAAAAGAGGTGACTTACGCAGGGCAAAAAGATAAACATGCAGTGACCGAACAATGGTTTGGTGTTCGTATCCCAGGTAAAGAAACACCTAATTGGCAAGCACTTAACAGTGACAAAATCACAGTGATGACCGCTTCTCGTCATGGCAAAAAATTACGGATAGGGGCTTTGGCGGGAAACCGTTTCACCTTAGTATTGAGAAACGTCACTGAGATTGACGATGTTGTCGCTCGGTTGGAAAAGATAACTCAAATAGGTGTCCCCAATTATTTTGGTGAGCAACGTTTTGGTCATGAAGGCAAGAACCTTGTATTTGGTCGGCAGATGTTTGGCGGTCGCAATGTTAAAGACCGCAATAAACGCAGTATGTATCTTTCTGCTGTTCGCTCGAATGTGTTTAATGTGGCTACATCCGCGAGATTAGCCTCACATGGCATTGCGACGCTAAGCGGTGATTGTGTCATGCTGGCGGGTAGCAAGAGCTATTTCATTGCCGAGCAATGGGATGAAACCTTAACCGCACGTTTGGCCAAAAAAGATATCCAACTCTCGGCTCCTATGTGGGGGCGTGGTTTGCCATTAGCTCAAGCTGACGCCGCTGAAGTGGAAGCAAACGCGCTTGAAGACTTAGCGATTGATCGTGATGGATTAGAACATGCGGGGCTAAGTCAGGAGCGTCGTGCTCTGCTACTTGAACCACAGCATTTACAGTATCAAATTGAAGAAGATACCATTACGCTTAAATTTGCTTTACCATCAGGCTCTTATGCTACTTCTGTCTTACGAGAACTGTTTGAGTATCAAGATGTGCAAGAGGTGGCTAGAAAACAAATGCTAGCGGCACAACAGGAACTCGTTGCAACAGAATGA